A genome region from Spirochaetae bacterium HGW-Spirochaetae-1 includes the following:
- a CDS encoding cob(I)yrinic acid a,c-diamide adenosyltransferase encodes MAIGQGYVQLYTGDGKGKTTAALGLALRAAGAGLKTLMIQFMKGQDYAELHSIKTLGPAITIEQYGSDRFCMPDGTNFHEHYDLARRGYERARKALTGGEYDILILDEIVTAQKFKLVTGEEIAGLVRAKPAGMELVLTGRGATEDLMELCDLVTEMKEIKHYYREKIQARSGIEF; translated from the coding sequence ATGGCCATTGGACAGGGATATGTACAGCTCTACACGGGAGACGGCAAGGGAAAGACCACGGCTGCCCTGGGACTCGCCCTCCGCGCGGCAGGTGCGGGCCTGAAGACCCTCATGATCCAGTTCATGAAGGGGCAGGATTATGCCGAACTGCATTCGATAAAAACGCTCGGGCCGGCCATTACCATCGAACAGTACGGAAGCGACAGGTTCTGCATGCCCGACGGAACGAACTTCCATGAACACTACGACCTGGCGCGCCGGGGATATGAACGCGCACGGAAAGCACTCACGGGCGGAGAATATGACATATTGATCCTAGACGAAATAGTAACGGCCCAAAAGTTCAAGCTCGTCACCGGAGAGGAAATCGCCGGCCTTGTGCGCGCCAAACCGGCGGGCATGGAACTGGTTCTGACCGGCCGGGGAGCCACGGAGGATCTCATGGAACTCTGTGATCTCGTGACTGAAATGAAGGAAATTAAGCATTATTACAGGGAAAAGATACAGGCGCGAAGCGGCATTGAATTCTGA
- a CDS encoding methylmalonyl-CoA mutase — protein MNSLDKNAPIKDKIRFVTATTLFDGHDASINIIRRLLQQAGAEVIHLGHNRSAREIVHTAIQEGAHAIAASSYQGGHMEFFKYIKDLLVQNGVDHIRIFGGGGGVIVPEEIHELHEYGIEHIYSPEDGHHLGLAGMIDDMISRTAAFASPPLPRDWKERLASRDGLVVSELLSMAEKDLGVSSAAFPALRGELSALSSNTPVLGITGTGGSGKSSLEDEFIRRFAAQYPGKSLAVLAVDPTRKKTGGALLGDRIRMNFLDPERVFMRSMATRDSGQDMLDTIRDFIAVLRAARFDLIVIETPGIGQGDTWITQVCDMSVYVMTSEFGAPSQLEKIDMLDYADIIVINKFDHKNSPDALRDVRKQYRRNRSVFQGADEDLPIIGTVASNFSDPGTTLFFSLCFNMLKERGLIDWPVPPKTGFSREHPESLSVIPAEREHYLSIISRAVLNYHKKTGAETAVIRKLESAKILLDDARLQGLPELVREIETTLDPEVKHLMDGWNEIKEAYEQEKLAVKIRGRENITHLFSLSLSGLKIPRIALPRFESMADTVRWMREENLPGYFPYTAGVFPFRREGEDPKRQFAGEGPPEKTNRRFHYLSRNDEAKRLSTAFDSLTLYGQDPTTEPDIFGKIGESGVSICTLDDMKKLYAGFDLCSPMTSVSMTINGPAPIMLAFFFNTAIDQQLDRFMTEKGRGPEPAELDAIRTFVFENIRGTVQADILKEDQGQNSCIFSTGFALKMMGDIQKFFIDKKIRNFYSVSISGYHIAEAGANPVTQLALTLSNAFTYVEYYLGCGMHIDDFAPNLSFFFSSGMDPEYNVLIRVARRIWSIAMKYVYGANEQSQRLKCHVQTSGRSLHAQEMQFNDIRTTLQALMALNDNCNSLHTNSYDEAVTTPSEESVRRAMAIQLIIMKEYGIFKNQNMLQGSFIIRELTDLVEEAVLKEFDAISRRGGVLGAMETHYQRGKIQEESLVYEHQKHSGEYPIIGVNTYLDDKAASQESSRQDVQLARASYEEKQSQLDNLKTFHGRHAAEAHVALEKLRSVAESGENIFEELMNTARVASLGQISELLYSVGGKYRRNM, from the coding sequence ATGAATTCCCTTGATAAAAACGCTCCGATAAAGGATAAAATCAGGTTTGTCACGGCCACGACCCTCTTCGACGGTCACGACGCGTCCATCAATATCATACGCAGGCTCCTGCAGCAGGCCGGGGCCGAGGTGATTCACCTGGGCCACAACCGTTCAGCCCGGGAGATTGTCCATACGGCCATACAGGAAGGGGCCCATGCCATCGCGGCCAGTTCCTACCAGGGCGGCCACATGGAATTCTTTAAATACATAAAAGACCTTCTTGTGCAAAACGGCGTGGACCACATACGGATTTTCGGCGGAGGCGGGGGCGTGATAGTTCCGGAAGAGATCCATGAGCTCCATGAATACGGCATCGAGCATATCTACTCGCCCGAGGACGGCCATCACCTGGGCCTCGCGGGCATGATCGACGACATGATTTCCCGCACCGCGGCCTTTGCCTCGCCTCCCCTGCCCCGGGACTGGAAGGAGCGGCTCGCTTCGCGCGACGGGCTCGTCGTGAGCGAACTCCTTTCCATGGCCGAGAAGGACCTGGGCGTGAGCAGCGCCGCTTTTCCCGCTCTCCGCGGCGAACTGTCTGCCCTGTCCTCGAATACACCGGTCCTGGGCATCACCGGTACCGGGGGGTCGGGAAAAAGCTCCCTGGAGGACGAATTCATCCGCCGCTTCGCCGCTCAGTATCCCGGCAAAAGCCTGGCCGTCCTTGCCGTCGACCCCACACGGAAAAAAACCGGCGGCGCACTTTTAGGGGACCGCATACGCATGAACTTTCTCGATCCTGAACGGGTCTTCATGCGGTCCATGGCCACCAGGGATTCGGGCCAGGATATGCTGGACACCATACGGGACTTCATTGCCGTGCTCAGGGCTGCGCGCTTCGACCTCATCGTCATAGAGACCCCTGGCATCGGCCAGGGCGACACCTGGATCACACAGGTCTGCGACATGTCGGTCTATGTCATGACCTCGGAATTCGGCGCCCCGTCGCAGCTGGAAAAGATCGACATGCTGGACTACGCCGACATCATCGTCATAAACAAGTTCGACCACAAGAACTCCCCCGACGCCCTGCGCGATGTGCGCAAGCAATACCGGAGGAACCGCTCGGTCTTCCAGGGAGCCGATGAAGACCTCCCCATTATAGGTACCGTGGCCAGCAATTTCTCGGACCCGGGCACGACTCTTTTCTTCAGCCTCTGCTTCAACATGCTGAAAGAACGCGGTCTCATCGACTGGCCCGTTCCGCCTAAAACGGGTTTTTCCCGGGAACATCCCGAAAGCCTGTCGGTGATACCTGCCGAGCGGGAACATTACCTGAGTATTATTTCCCGGGCCGTGCTGAACTATCACAAAAAAACAGGCGCCGAAACAGCGGTCATACGAAAACTGGAATCGGCGAAAATACTCCTCGACGATGCCCGCCTCCAGGGGCTCCCTGAACTTGTCCGTGAAATCGAGACCACCCTTGACCCTGAGGTGAAACACCTCATGGACGGCTGGAACGAAATAAAGGAAGCCTATGAACAGGAAAAACTGGCCGTGAAAATCAGGGGCCGCGAGAATATCACGCACCTCTTCAGCCTCTCCCTCTCGGGGCTGAAAATCCCGCGCATCGCACTGCCGCGCTTTGAAAGCATGGCCGATACGGTGCGGTGGATGCGAGAAGAAAATCTCCCGGGGTATTTCCCCTACACCGCCGGCGTCTTCCCCTTCCGCAGGGAGGGCGAGGACCCGAAGCGCCAGTTTGCCGGTGAAGGCCCCCCTGAGAAAACCAACCGCCGTTTCCATTACCTTTCGCGGAACGACGAGGCCAAGCGCCTCAGCACCGCCTTCGATTCACTGACGCTCTACGGCCAGGACCCGACGACGGAACCGGACATCTTCGGCAAGATAGGTGAAAGCGGCGTCAGCATCTGTACGCTCGACGATATGAAAAAGCTCTACGCGGGCTTCGACCTCTGCTCGCCCATGACCAGCGTATCCATGACCATCAACGGCCCGGCCCCCATCATGCTGGCCTTCTTTTTCAACACGGCCATAGATCAGCAGCTCGACCGGTTCATGACGGAAAAGGGACGCGGACCGGAACCGGCGGAACTGGACGCCATACGCACCTTCGTTTTTGAAAACATTCGCGGCACGGTCCAGGCCGACATCCTCAAGGAGGACCAGGGCCAGAACTCCTGCATTTTTTCCACGGGTTTTGCCCTGAAAATGATGGGGGACATCCAGAAGTTTTTTATCGATAAGAAGATCCGGAACTTCTACTCCGTGAGCATCAGCGGATACCACATAGCCGAGGCCGGGGCCAATCCCGTAACGCAGCTGGCCCTGACCCTCTCCAACGCTTTTACCTACGTGGAGTACTACCTGGGATGCGGCATGCATATCGACGATTTTGCCCCGAACCTCTCCTTCTTCTTTTCCAGCGGCATGGACCCGGAATACAATGTGCTGATCCGCGTCGCGCGGCGTATCTGGTCCATCGCCATGAAATACGTGTACGGTGCGAATGAGCAGAGTCAGCGCCTGAAATGCCATGTCCAGACCTCGGGCCGTTCCCTCCACGCCCAGGAAATGCAGTTCAACGACATACGGACGACGCTCCAGGCCCTCATGGCCCTGAATGACAATTGCAACTCACTCCACACCAACTCCTACGACGAGGCGGTCACCACACCGTCGGAGGAATCGGTGCGCCGGGCCATGGCGATCCAGCTCATCATCATGAAGGAATACGGAATCTTTAAAAACCAGAACATGCTTCAGGGCAGCTTCATCATCAGGGAACTCACGGACCTGGTGGAAGAGGCGGTGCTGAAGGAATTCGACGCAATCAGCAGGCGCGGCGGTGTCCTGGGAGCCATGGAAACGCATTATCAGCGGGGCAAGATTCAGGAGGAATCCCTGGTCTACGAGCATCAAAAACACTCCGGCGAGTACCCTATCATCGGCGTCAATACTTACCTGGACGACAAAGCCGCTTCGCAGGAATCATCCCGGCAGGACGTGCAGCTGGCCAGGGCAAGCTATGAGGAAAAACAGTCACAACTCGACAATCTGAAGACCTTTCACGGGCGCCATGCCGCCGAAGCCCACGTTGCCCTGGAAAAACTGCGCAGCGTCGCCGAGAGCGGTGAGAATATATTCGAAGAGCTCATGAACACGGCGCGCGTGGCCAGCCTGGGGCAGATAAGCGAACTGCTCTACAGCGTCGGCGGAAAATACCGGAGGAACATGTAA
- a CDS encoding flavodoxin family protein, with product MTEEKKNIVILLGSPRKKGNSAILAERVAAGARSAGAEVESFFIHGMDIRPCQACWKCQNPDAKGCVINDDMQKLFPKLAAAHAWLIATPVHWFNMSTQTKLWMDRCFAMPRYGKNPFDKKIGIVITYGDSDAVASGAINAIRCFQDSFRYVGATITGMVYGSATEAGEIEKNSEILAEAEKLGKKLAR from the coding sequence ATGACCGAAGAAAAGAAAAATATCGTAATCCTTTTGGGGAGCCCGCGCAAAAAAGGAAACAGCGCGATCCTTGCAGAACGCGTCGCAGCAGGCGCCAGGTCCGCCGGGGCCGAGGTGGAATCGTTCTTTATTCACGGCATGGATATAAGGCCGTGCCAGGCCTGCTGGAAGTGCCAGAATCCCGATGCCAAGGGCTGCGTCATAAATGACGATATGCAGAAACTATTCCCGAAACTCGCTGCGGCCCATGCATGGCTGATCGCCACGCCGGTACACTGGTTCAACATGTCGACACAGACCAAGCTCTGGATGGACCGGTGTTTCGCCATGCCCCGGTACGGGAAAAATCCCTTCGATAAAAAAATCGGCATTGTCATTACCTACGGCGATAGTGACGCGGTCGCCTCGGGCGCGATTAACGCCATCCGCTGCTTCCAGGACTCCTTCCGGTACGTGGGCGCCACAATCACCGGCATGGTCTACGGCAGCGCCACGGAGGCCGGCGAGATCGAAAAAAACAGCGAGATCCTGGCCGAGGCGGAAAAACTGGGGAAGAAGCTGGCCCGATGA
- a CDS encoding Triacylglycerol lipase, with translation MYNRRHVSFFLIFIISIFTISCDVATNDDSTDLISDAGLTETEAISSIIGPSGEAFYTPPSTLPAGNHGDLISYRRASITLPGAPEVNSWIIMYRSTDAIGAPNIVTGTVLVPKKIWSWWSRRPIISYAVGTHGLCQSCAPSIQLMEGTDYEISNIARALNKNYAVLVTDNPGYTTGDIPTYMAGIAQGHAVLDIIKAASQVPFSTVSARADVAIWGYSQGGQSASFAGQLQPVYTPDMNLVGVAAGGVPGDFFEVAEYLDGNNGSGFLLATVIGLWSQYPEGIPLETLVNSTGELAIQKGLSTCVFEALFAFMNTSLSTYVEGGPTLDELLSIPSVHETLLEQDLGNSTMDVPLFMYHGTSDEFIPLEQSLALKEKYCGLGVKTTYMVFPGEHITTQFQAAPYVLSWIKDRFDGRSADCTCDTDSPRPVSTANPVDGDFIFSLDEWTLNGTIHLNTLDQDVELPEGSTFTADTNMTSNTITGTLSVPTFPGDIWVILPLEVTLTISPAAPMEGTASLDNDGILHVHGNMPVNLYITQVGAIGIDVPFKLHTVEPINFPIDFDEPVSSLGDGSLTFSGITTFPKLTGNGYAINTLFTSLMSGPGQEYTFTVSPPEPKTW, from the coding sequence ATGTATAACAGAAGACACGTATCATTTTTTCTTATTTTCATTATTTCAATATTCACTATATCCTGCGATGTTGCAACAAATGATGATTCAACTGACCTGATATCAGATGCGGGCTTAACGGAAACCGAGGCGATATCTTCAATTATTGGCCCGTCAGGGGAGGCTTTTTATACACCTCCTTCCACGCTGCCGGCGGGCAATCACGGCGATCTCATCTCCTATCGTAGAGCCTCCATAACCCTGCCGGGGGCCCCTGAGGTGAACTCATGGATAATCATGTACCGCTCCACGGACGCGATTGGAGCTCCTAACATAGTGACCGGTACGGTACTGGTCCCGAAAAAGATCTGGTCATGGTGGAGCAGGCGCCCCATCATCAGTTATGCGGTTGGCACTCACGGCCTCTGCCAGAGCTGTGCGCCGTCGATACAGCTCATGGAAGGGACGGACTACGAGATATCCAATATCGCCAGGGCCCTTAATAAAAATTATGCCGTGCTGGTAACCGACAATCCCGGTTACACAACGGGTGACATACCGACCTATATGGCGGGCATTGCCCAGGGCCATGCCGTGCTGGATATTATAAAAGCCGCATCACAGGTACCGTTCAGCACTGTCAGTGCACGTGCGGATGTTGCCATCTGGGGTTACTCCCAGGGCGGACAATCGGCATCCTTTGCGGGACAGCTGCAGCCCGTCTATACGCCGGACATGAACCTGGTCGGTGTAGCGGCCGGTGGAGTACCGGGTGACTTTTTTGAAGTTGCCGAATACCTGGACGGCAACAACGGCTCGGGCTTCCTGCTGGCAACGGTGATCGGGCTGTGGTCACAGTACCCCGAAGGCATCCCCCTTGAAACGCTGGTTAATTCCACGGGCGAGCTGGCCATCCAGAAGGGCCTTTCCACCTGCGTATTTGAGGCATTGTTTGCCTTCATGAATACCAGTCTCTCCACCTATGTTGAAGGCGGCCCTACTCTCGATGAACTCCTCAGCATACCTTCCGTGCACGAAACGCTGCTGGAGCAGGATCTGGGAAACAGCACCATGGACGTGCCGCTGTTCATGTATCATGGCACATCGGACGAGTTCATCCCCCTGGAGCAGAGCCTGGCGCTCAAAGAAAAATACTGCGGCCTTGGTGTAAAAACCACCTACATGGTTTTCCCCGGGGAGCATATAACCACCCAGTTCCAGGCCGCGCCGTATGTACTCTCCTGGATAAAGGACCGGTTCGACGGCCGCTCCGCGGATTGTACCTGCGATACGGATAGTCCCCGGCCCGTATCGACAGCCAACCCTGTTGACGGTGACTTTATTTTTTCCCTCGACGAGTGGACCCTTAATGGAACGATACACTTGAATACGCTGGACCAGGACGTGGAACTGCCGGAAGGATCAACTTTCACGGCCGATACAAATATGACTTCCAATACAATTACGGGCACACTGTCTGTTCCGACATTCCCGGGCGATATCTGGGTGATCCTTCCACTGGAAGTGACGCTGACGATTTCTCCCGCAGCTCCAATGGAAGGCACGGCCTCCCTGGATAATGACGGCATACTGCATGTGCACGGGAACATGCCGGTGAATCTCTATATAACCCAGGTAGGCGCGATCGGCATAGATGTTCCCTTCAAACTGCACACCGTGGAACCGATAAATTTCCCCATCGACTTTGACGAGCCTGTCTCGTCCCTGGGAGACGGCAGCCTGACATTCTCGGGCATCACAACGTTCCCGAAACTTACGGGCAACGGCTATGCTATCAACACCTTGTTTACAAGTTTGATGTCGGGACCCGGCCAGGAATACACCTTCACTGTGAGTCCTCCGGAACCGAAGACCTGGTAA
- a CDS encoding ABC transporter, producing MISANELTRYYGDFKAVNNISFTIRDGEITGLLGPNGAGKTTTLRMLTCFLKPSGGNIVVDNYRIDEEPLKIKEIIGYLPESAPLYGDMIVYDYLQYVAQLRNVQDSGRIREIGELCGIGEVMHKNINELSKGYRQRVGLAQAMIHDPKILVLDEPTSGLDPNQIIEIRKLIKEIGKKKTVILSTHILSEVEATCDRVIIINQGSIVADDRTENLQAAKGSKTVTVKVKGADFEALSGSLASLPGVEKVTNLGDGELTAASVTVEGSHDARPHIYDAIKSRDWTLYEMKQEQRSLEHIFRELTIGGSDE from the coding sequence ATGATCAGTGCCAATGAATTAACCAGGTATTACGGTGATTTCAAAGCGGTTAACAATATCTCCTTCACCATCCGGGACGGAGAAATTACAGGTCTTCTGGGACCCAACGGTGCGGGGAAGACTACCACGCTCCGGATGCTCACCTGCTTCCTGAAACCCTCGGGCGGCAACATCGTCGTGGATAATTACCGGATTGATGAAGAGCCCCTGAAAATAAAGGAGATAATAGGCTATCTGCCCGAATCGGCGCCCCTGTACGGGGACATGATCGTCTACGATTACCTTCAGTATGTTGCACAACTGCGCAATGTGCAGGATAGCGGTAGAATCCGCGAGATAGGCGAGCTCTGCGGCATAGGAGAGGTGATGCACAAAAATATCAACGAACTCTCCAAGGGCTACCGGCAGCGCGTGGGACTTGCCCAGGCCATGATCCATGATCCCAAGATACTCGTGCTCGACGAGCCCACCTCGGGACTGGACCCGAACCAGATCATCGAGATACGCAAACTTATCAAGGAGATCGGGAAGAAAAAAACGGTCATACTCTCAACTCACATCCTCTCCGAGGTGGAAGCAACCTGCGACAGGGTCATCATCATCAACCAGGGAAGCATCGTGGCCGATGACCGGACCGAAAACCTGCAGGCGGCAAAGGGCAGCAAAACCGTGACCGTGAAGGTCAAGGGTGCCGACTTCGAAGCGCTTTCGGGCTCCCTGGCATCGCTGCCCGGCGTGGAGAAGGTGACGAACCTGGGAGACGGCGAACTCACGGCGGCATCGGTTACCGTGGAAGGAAGCCACGACGCCCGTCCCCACATCTATGACGCCATTAAATCAAGGGACTGGACCCTCTATGAAATGAAGCAGGAACAGCGCAGTCTCGAGCATATATTCAGGGAGTTGACCATAGGAGGAAGCGATGAATAA
- a CDS encoding ABC transporter, giving the protein MNRELKAYFVSPIAYIVITIFLVFTGFFFFKDFFYFNQAEMRNLFQLLPLMLSFVIPAVTMRLFSEEKQSGTIELLMTMPVTSLDTVLGKFLAGTAFSAIMLAPTLVYLVTLMIVGSPDFGPVIGGYLGALLLAGAYTAIGVLSSSLSKNQIIAFFLAWALNFSLWLVDKVTLFLPSKLGFLEYLGSDFHFQNIAKGLIDTRDIIYFLSIMAIAILVTVKIVDERR; this is encoded by the coding sequence ATGAACAGGGAACTGAAGGCTTACTTCGTAAGTCCCATTGCCTATATCGTTATCACAATTTTTCTTGTTTTCACGGGTTTTTTCTTTTTCAAGGATTTCTTTTATTTCAACCAGGCCGAGATGAGGAACCTCTTCCAGCTCCTTCCCCTCATGCTCTCCTTTGTCATTCCCGCCGTGACCATGCGGCTTTTCTCCGAGGAAAAACAGAGCGGAACCATAGAGCTTCTCATGACCATGCCGGTGACCTCCCTGGACACGGTCCTGGGCAAGTTCCTGGCCGGTACTGCCTTTTCGGCCATCATGCTGGCTCCCACGCTGGTCTACCTGGTGACCCTCATGATAGTGGGATCCCCCGACTTCGGTCCTGTTATCGGCGGATATCTTGGGGCCCTTCTTCTGGCCGGTGCCTATACCGCAATCGGCGTTTTATCGTCGTCACTGAGCAAGAACCAGATAATCGCCTTTTTCCTGGCCTGGGCCCTGAATTTTTCGCTCTGGCTCGTGGACAAGGTGACCCTGTTCCTGCCCTCGAAGCTGGGTTTTTTGGAATACCTGGGATCGGACTTCCATTTTCAGAACATTGCCAAGGGGCTCATCGACACCCGGGATATCATATATTTCCTTTCAATAATGGCCATCGCCATTCTTGTAACGGTTAAAATTGTCGACGAAAGGAGATAA